Proteins encoded in a region of the Nicotiana tomentosiformis chromosome 9, ASM39032v3, whole genome shotgun sequence genome:
- the LOC104119296 gene encoding transcription factor MYB30-like, whose protein sequence is MVRAPCCEKMGLKKGPWTPEEDQILVSYIQTNGHGNWRALPKLAGLLRCGKSCRLRWTNYLRPDIKRGNFTREEEDSIIQLHEMLGNRWSAIAARLPGRTDNEIKNVWHTHLKKRLKNYQPPQNSKRHSKNNLDSKAPSTSQTFNNSDNFSNIQEDINGPVTGPNSPQRSSSEMSTVTVDSTAMTTITIDDQNMFKQLDEMDSSENFIPEIDESFWTDDLSTSDNSTFGMEGTGGELQVQFPFSSVKQESMDMVGAKLEDDMDFWYNVFIKSGDLLDLPEF, encoded by the exons ATGGTGAGAGCTCCTTGTTGTGAGAAGATGGGGTTGAAAAAAGGACCATGGACTCCTGAAGAAGATCAAATTCTTGTTTCTTATATTCAAACAAATGGCCATGGCAATTGGAGAGCCCTCCCTAAACTAGCTG GACTTTTGAGATGTGGGAAGAGTTGCAGATTGCGTTGGACTAACTATTTGCGTCCAGATATAAAGAGGGGAAACTTTACTAGAGAAGAAGAAGACTCCATTATTCAGTTACATGAAATGCTTGGCAATAG ATGGTCTGCAATAGCAGCGAGATTACCGGGACGAACGGACAATGAAATTAAAAATGTATGGCACACCCACTTGAAAAAGAGGCTTAAAAATTACCAGCCTCCTCAAAACTCCAAAAGACACTCCAAAAACAACCTTGATTCCAAAGCTCCTAGTACTTCTCAAACCTTCAATAATTCAGACAATTTTAGCAatatccaagaagatattaatgGGCCCGTGACCGGCCCGAACTCGCCACAACGATCGTCTAGTGAGATGTCGACTGTCACGGTTGATTCAACAGCCATGACGACCATCACAATCGATGATCAGAATATGTTTAAGCAATTAGATGAGATGGACTCGTCTGAAAATTTTATTCCAGAGATTGATGAGAGTTTTTGGACGGATGATTTATCCACAAGCGATAACTCGACTTTTGGTATGGAGGGTACCGGTGGAGAATTACAAGTCCAATTTCCATTTTCTTCGGTGAAGCAAGAAAGTATGGACATGGTTGGAGCAAAATTAGAGGACGACATGGACTTTTGGTACAATGTTTTCATAAAGTCCGGGGACTTACTAGATTTACCGGAATTTTGA